In Drosophila miranda strain MSH22 chromosome XR, D.miranda_PacBio2.1, whole genome shotgun sequence, the genomic window gcaaaattattaatggctgcacaaaatttaaatattactgtatcagtaaaatcattttattttaaaattttaaaccCCACGAGCCTGTTgagggttaatcaacatcaacatatgtCGTCTCACTCACACTTACTATACTATGTGTTTTTCAGTCGCACTAATTGCTAGGGTATAAATTTAAAATCGCGGCCGTAGCTgcgactcacaacgttccttTTCGTAAAAGGCACTAAACTTTGCTTTTCACTGCGCTTTATTTACCGACTGACAATTGTACTACAAAGTCGCATTTTATTAAAAATCGATAGATATCGAATAAATTCACAAATCCCAATgataggtcaaaagttatcgTTACTCAGCAAAAACTGCAAGCACTGTCAAAAAAACGGCAGCATATTACATtacaaagaaaaagaattcAATTGGAATTGCACAAACACAGTCGGCCTTCATAAAAGTGTACATAGCAACTGGGCTAATACATCAGAGAATATTCCTGAAAGGAGCTCGTCCAGATCCAGTTAACGAAACAGAATTCACGCAAATCCAAGCAGTTGACAATGCATCCTTTTACTTATGCCATATCCGTGAACTTCGTGGTCACCTGCTGGGAAAATCAACCGGCTCAACAATTTAGATTGTCGGAGATAATTGAGTTCCCAGCCATTTTGGTCAATCTGAAAACGGGTATGGTCGAGGCGGAGTTTCACAAGTACGTGATGCCCGTGGAGTCGCCGCAACTGAGCGAATACTGTACCAGTCTGACGGGCATTCAGCAGAAGACTGTGGAGGCGGGAGTGCCACTGCAGACGGCACTCAATTCCTTTATCGAGTGGCTGAAGAAGGAATTGAGCGCCCGCAACCTGGTGCTACCAAAGATGAGTATGACCAATCCACAGGGAAACTGTTTCTTCGTCACCTGGGCGAACTgggactttggaatctgtctTGCCAAGGAGTGCGCACGCAAGAATATACGTAAACCAACCTGCTTCAATCAGTGGATAGACGCGAGGGCCATCTACAAGAAGTGGTACAAGTATCGTCCCTTCAGCTTCGACAATGCCCTGGCCCATGTGAGGCTGACCTTCCAGGGACGTGCTCACTCCGGCATCGATGATGCCAAGAATCTGGGCAATCTCATTTGCAAGATGTCTCGTGATGGAGCCCCCTTTTCGATCACCAAGGATCTGACACCACATAAGGAGCTCAACGAGAACCGTGGCTTCTGAGCTTAAGCGGTCAGCCATCAGCCATCAGCCATTAGCCAtcccagccagagccagagcccccCAGCCAGAGCATAATAATCCATTTGTTTGTTGGATTATGTTTAATATTCAACGCCACAGTAACCCAAGGACACTAATGCTGACTAAAAGATGGGCCCAATTTAAACACAAATGTAAACGCCAAATAAGattattgtttttttattaTCTACATAATTTCTTTTGACAGAAATAACGACTTGACATTTGAAGTGCGTCGCCATCGCAGCAAAGCCCCAGCACCTGCATCTGGATATCAAAAGCCAGCAAGAAAACCACAACACTAAAAATCCACTCATTTATCCTATTGGGTGTAGAGAATGATTATGAGTTTTGCATAATCTGAACACAAATGTAATAGCAAAATAATTATcttgttttctttttatattttatctaacataaattaaattgatGTGCATCGCAATGACAGCCGATCGCCTGCCAGAAGCCATTAGCCATCCCACCAAAGCAGAATGAGCCAGAACACAAAAAAagccatttatttatttgattataTTTAATACACTTAAtacgctgcgtagccactgcaaattgatttgttcggttataataatgatccgatccgattcagattcggcaatctggtagatatggttattctccATGATtgttcaaaattgtggatgccacagatctTCGTCCTTTGTGATGGCGAAAgagggtggggtgaaattttgaaatacatatcactaggcgctcatagggacggacaaacggacgggcggacagacagacatggctctatCGACCCTCGACTAtagatgctgatcaagaatatacatacatatatactttataggtTCCTTATGAAAGGGGGGGTATACAaattgttctttttttttttgttatgtATTTTATCTAATTTCTTTTGACAGCAATTGATATGAATTTAAATTTGATGTGCATCGCAATCGCAGCTACCACATCTACAATCTAAACACCTACGTACGAGTACATCTAATCATAGCAATAAATATGGCCTTATAGCAAACACATTTTGCTACTATTCATACTTACTTGGTAATGATTAGCCATAGTCTTCAATATGGACTTATTTTTTCATCGATTTTCATCGCCTACACTAGGTGATACGGTATAAAAATAAGATTAAAACATCCAGGAACAGGAGGTTGGGAAGATCCTACCGCCCAACGTTTTGGCACAATGTTTGTATATTTGCTGATCACTTTCCTCTGGGACCCCTCCAAGCACTCAAGTAGTCGAATTCCCAAATGGGAAAGCAAGAATAGCTCGATATTTTGTCGAAACTAAATTAGAGAAATTAAGAAAAACGAGACATCCAAATTGTCATAGAATTGGAGTTTAGATATAGCCCAATGCGAATAttgaatatatgtacatatatctcaGTAGGATAATATTAGTGGAGTTTTTAGTGGGAACAATTGAGAGACTTGACTTATCTCCTTCGAAATGTTCTGTGCCGCAATTTCCAGTCTGGCCTTGAATCTAATCCCCTATTCAAGTCGGAGCATCTACAGAAGAATGCGGATTCAAGATGGAATTTGCTTGCATCCCTTAGCCAAGTTGTGAAGTGTCACTTAGAGGAAGTGTTGGAAACAGACAGACTTGCTCCATACCCTGGGCCATACCATGTGGCCTCTGTTCGGTTTGTGACCGACTCCTGCGGTTCCTGTAGGCTTCTACGAGTATTCATATTCCAAAGAATCCGAAGTGCctgaaaagaaaaagaatttTTCGGTGGTAAATGGTAAAGATGATGAGAAGAATGCCTGTAATGACCTAGTGACCGCCGCAAAAGTTCTGTCGGCTGTACAGGACTCAATAGGCTCGTTGGAACCCAACGTACACTATGTTGAGCAAGCAGCAACCATTTGAAGACTCTTGCGAAGGGTGCCTCAAAAGATACATGAAATTAAGTGCAGCTGAGTGGGGTGATTTGAATAGGCTTGTTACTACCCTGGAACCGATGTACCTTGCCACAGAAAAGTTGCAATTGTTCACCAATTGACTTCTATAAGCTATGGCTGGAGGTCAATAAGTCTAATGCATTTGCAGCTATTTCATTTAAATGAGCCCTTTAGTATTtattgtagtgtattgacactcagacttaagcacgcgttgtcttcaagattctctttttttctatctcccttggatggtgtgaccgtatatagatattaatataatacctaacacgcctctccttagatgtttaatatacatgtcatttacaaatctattttcttataacaatttgatttgtgtacttaatctaattagcgtatataaaatgtatgtgatttcgtatttttctttcttcttaatctgtttagtatttgtttcagtgtttaatttgtacataatttgatttcataattcctttctttatattattttattgttaaatacgctttactaccttccctgcctcacgtggtctcaactctctcctggtgggtgttggttgagaaactatttgttcattgttggttttggaattgtcatctactgaacaattgctttcgacatcaggtgttttcgcattaggcgatgtatgattgttagtgctttggtttctaatttgatccaggtgacgttttatttctctgttattgttcgccaaaatacaacaatacgaacgcgggcccagttgttgttttacagttgcctgagtccagcttgctttgttaggatttttgtagtccctaaccataactttttgaccctttaaaaattctgtgcttcgtctacctttgtgatttacaacacactcagtctgttttttatttattatgctttcgaccgtaggtggttttaacaacgaaaatcttgtttttagtgtacgaccaaaaaataatttagcaggagattcgcccgtagtacaatgaatcgtatttcggtaatcgatcaaaaatctatttaaaattgtattaaaatcttgtctttcattagcctttatgtttgcatatagtgatttcttaacagtctttacaaaattttctgcttgaccattagtcgctggatgtcctggagcagtaaaaatgtgattaacaccattgtttttcataaacgttttaaaatcatcagaagtaaactgtcgtccattgtcactaactaacacgtctggtaaaccatatcgacaaaatacttctctaagcttgttgatagtaaacaatgaagttatttccttcgttttgaatacttctgcccattttgtataagaatctataataaccaataaatgaaaacctctaattggtcctgcaaagtctatgtgtactcgactccaagcctttcctgtggatttccacggtattaacagactcttttctggacttgattgtagttcctgacaaggaatacaatctcgaattaatttctcaatttcagaatccatgcaaggccaccacacttaagaacgtgctaacattttggtttttactattcccaaatgcgatgcatgaaattctgctaaaatagcttgtctcagtttggttggaattactactctgtgtccccataagatacaatcatattccactgaaagttcatttgttttagagatgtaggcagaaaactcgctgccttttaatcttgtcttcgaaccagtgttaattgcctcacaaacttttgataatattgggtcacgtcgtgtttcacgagctatttctttgaagctaattttgaacacctttccggactgtataaaatgtatgtaattatagtcttcgtttggtacagccgtttcccattgaggcattcttgagagtccatctgctatatttaaggtcccctttatgtgttcaactgtatattgaaaacctgacaaagtcagtgcccatctttgcattcgtgcagaggccatcaatggaagtcctttcaggtctccaaatatgcttagtaatggtttgtgatctgttcgaaggatgaacttgtttcctaaaagatactgtcttaatttactcacacagaacactatagccagggcctctttctcgattgtactgtaattatgctcgcttttggataatgctcttgatacaaatgctattggtttgatatcttcattgcatttatgtgataaaacacctgaaactgcatgactgctagcatcagtcgttaatactaacggttgatctgggttgtagtgaactaaaacttgttcagaagttacttctttctttacctcttcatatgcactctgacattcgcgtgtccaattaaattttgtatttttctttaataatgcatataaaggactcattatctgagcgaaattattgataaactttgaataataatttaccatgcctatgaaagctctaagctgtgatacgttttccggagccggtgcaaacaatacactcgcaactctatcattgtttttgctcagtcctatcctgtcaattgaaaatcctaggtaacaaattttggatttaaagaactcacatttcttgtcatttaatttaagtccaactgatttcagttttctgagtacagcttttaggtttgaaatatgttcttgaagatctcgtcctgtaactgttatgtcatcttgataaaccacaactcctcgcataccctgaaacaacccttccattgttttttgaaaaatagctgctgcagtttttataccaaatggtaagcgtttaactttcaatagtccaatatgtgtgctccaagtacacaaattttgagattgctcatctaaatttagctgattgtaagcatttgacaggtcaagttttgaatacagtgtacccccttcaagcgctgcaaaaatgtcgtctattcgaggtagtggatactttacgtcgactaaagaccggtttaatgtaaccttatagtcaccacaaattcgtatgtcaccgtttggttttaaaatcggtaccaaaggtgttgcccattcagaactaacaacttgctctaaaattccatcatctatgaattttcgtaactgcacttcaatcttttctttccatgctaatggtactgacctaggcttgaaaaatattggttttgcatcttcttttaatagtaacgatatcgtattcgtagtatatgaacctaaacgaggctcaaaaacttcagcaaactccgatttaatctgttctgtaattacagaatttggttcatttacgtacacattgttcacctgcattaactcaaaattaaaagctctcaaaaatgttctacctagcaaaggtggactcactgcattggttacaacaacaacaatttgtttttttagacctcgatattcgatcgttgcatcgtactcaccaataactttgattgaatctccattgtaatctacatatggaactagacattttctaagtggtctgctggtatttaagctttcgtaaaatgtttttggaaccaatgtgcacggtgcaccagtgtcgcaagcaattttcgttatgtttccatcaatttttacaggtaaataatatactccattagttgaggttgtatcaacgctatagatagaaaagttataattatcattatcaaaattattatcagaataggtgtcatgttttgtttgagatacataatttacggatttttttgatttatttttacaaatgctcgccaagtgacctatttttccacagctgtgacatttgcatgccttatacttgcaattgtttgagttatgatttcgccagccacagtgtgtgcatggctgctgcttcttttctctgccagcgtcgcagtcgttttcgccgtcgccgtcaccgtcgcttctgccgcctctgtaactcacgtttcggttgcccttgaaatgacttctgccgttgctctttgcttgatctctgttctcgcctctttgcctctgccattgactagtcccgttcctttgatgcatgtagttgacgttgtgttctgtcttccttgtgctgatcttcgtctccatgatcatcgccttcttgagtgcatcagccagagttagattttcgtcttcttcacatattctttcatatatagggttgggaaggctcatcacaaattggtttaatacaaacgcttccagatttgagccaaatttgcattccaatgccaattgtttaactcgagcataccactccgctacagtctcatcttcactttttgtggacatgtgaaatttttttctttctctgaatatgagtgtaggtggtgtgtagtgtgtttttaaaatttcacataattctttgtatgcttttgatacgggtgataccggattgcacaaactatgtagtacagtgtaagccgctgtaccgatcgacttcaacaaagctgccttttttgtgttttcctctttcacattcaattcgcacaaatgtatgtcgaatttttccttccaaatgcagaacgtttcttggtgtggcgaaaactcagccatttgatagaatgttggtgcttcatttttcgtcatgttgctattcatatattatatgcacttttaacatgtgtatgtatattaatacgttttattttatgctcgtcgccaattatgtagtgtattgacactcagacttaagcacgcgttgtcttcaagattctctttttttctatctcccttggatggtgtgaccgtatatagatattaatataatacctaacattTATCATTATAGATATATGTAAGCGACGCATACTTAACCATAAGCATAAGCATAGCCCTCATACACGCCCTATCACTGCGGCCAGATCGACGATTGATTCCGTTGGTAGAGTGGTGGAATAGCCAGCACTAGATGGAAACGTGGCGGTAAGGAGCACTGCATAATGGTCACGCTGGACATTAAGAACGTGTTTAACACGGCGATGTGGAGCTGCATCCTAAGGGCGCTAGAGACTTTCGACACACCCAGGTACCGAGGCCGGCACGGAGCAATAGGAGGTATTTGCAGGCGTCCAGCAGGGGTCGGTGCTGGGCCCCACACTGTGGAACGCAATGAACGACGGCATATTGCGACTCAGCCTCCCCCACGTAGTGCATATGGTGGGTTTTTCAGACGATGTGGCTGTTCTAGTGGTGGGAAAACTCTTGGCCGGAGACTTGGAGAAGACCTGCAACCAGACAATAGCGCGTATTCAACAGTGGCTGGAGAGGGTCGGGCTCGAACTCGCTCCCCACAAGACCGAGGCAGTGTTGGTGTCCAGCCGAAAGAAAGCTGAGACAGTCCTGCCACGGTCATATCTCTGCCATGGATGCTGGctaatggtagtcgggcggagtaAAGAAAACTCTCaatgaaattaccccaatctaTAGTGACACTGTTacatgccgagggatgcatggccgaggGGTTGCTCGGTTGCTAATAtacggactctggatacctgccgacctccagtataaaaaaaaaatttaatttaaattaagTAGTCGTTAGTCAGCTCTCGCTGCGTTCGGCTGTGTTTTCGCTATGTCGCTTTATTACTGCTCAGAATGCAATTCGTCACCTTGAGGCTGTCCGCTGTTCTTCTTTATGCCGCCGAGCGTTTCATCTGACGTGCATCGATTGGCATGCAAGTGCAGTTAAACTCTTGAGAAATCTGCTAATTTGTTATGGCATACCTGCATATTGGTAAATTTGCTACCGCGACGGGGCCAGAAGCGGTGGTGAAATTTGTTGCCAATAAACTCAAGGTGCCGGAGGGGGAAATTTCTTGCGTGAAATTGGTTAAGCGAGATGCTGATCTATCTGCGTTATCTGGTGCTCCCCGTGGTCTTTGATGATAGATTCTGGCCAGTATCGGTAAGGGTTTCGCGCATAGACAGAGGCCGGAAGCTGATTTGACGGCAGTTAATCTGTGTGCAGCTGTGCCACTGCGGACGTCCACGCTGACTCAGAAAGCTCCAGGTTCATCCACTTCAAAAAAAACCCCAGTGAAACCCCTTTGGTTTTATGATCGCCGCTTCTCCACAAAATATTCAGCTTGCACTTTTTTGACGAAGAGTCAGCAGCTCGTCGTGCACTCTTATGTGGAACACTCTTCAGCATCATCACCTAGATTGGCTCTCCCTGTCCAATCTTCTGGACGAGGATGGTGTGCTGCTATTTCGGACTCCGGCACATAAGCAGGTTTCAAGCATGGGTCTCGGCCCTTTGGTTCAGTGGGATATGCCTGAACCTCCTCTGGATCCAT contains:
- the LOC117186781 gene encoding ERI1 exoribonuclease 2-like; this encodes MHPFTYAISVNFVVTCWENQPAQQFRLSEIIEFPAILVNLKTGMVEAEFHKYVMPVESPQLSEYCTSLTGIQQKTVEAGVPLQTALNSFIEWLKKELSARNLVLPKMSMTNPQGNCFFVTWANWDFGICLAKECARKNIRKPTCFNQWIDARAIYKKWYKYRPFSFDNALAHVRLTFQGRAHSGIDDAKNLGNLICKMSRDGAPFSITKDLTPHKELNENRGF